CGAAATCCCGTAACAGTTTGGATGCGCTGTTGTCCCCGTAAGCGTCCTCGCAAAGAAAATGGCTGATGAAGTCCCGTTTGATGACTGCTTTCTGTGCGTCCGTCAGCTTGGCTACAATTTTCATCCGCTGTTTTTCATCCAATCGGATAGGCTGGTCTTTGATACCGCAAAGCGGATAATGCTTTCTTTGCAGTTTGGTCAGCATGATAAAATACATCATCCCGTCCTCGTACTGTGTAAAAGGGCTTTCGGGATAGTCGTTTTCACGGACTACTTTCTTTGTATCGGCTACAATCTTCTCAATGGAAAGCTGTTTGAAGCGTTTGTCCCTTTCCTGCAATGTCTCTATAGTGACGGGGGAGGTTTCCTTCTTGTTTATCTCTACATAGCAAAGTTCGGGTTCTGTCTGTCCTACCTTTACATAGGTCTTTATCCTGCCTTCCTCCTTCTTTCGATTTAATTCTTCCACCTTTCGGGCGTATTCCTCGTTTTTCTGTTCAAAGGTCTGTACAGCTTGTTCGTACTCCTTCGGCTGGGCAAACTGTTCCTGATTCGGTGCTTCGGGTGCTTTCGGAAAACTTTGTGCCGAAACGGTATAATTCAATTCTTTTATCTCGTGCCCTTTCTTGTCGAGTTTCTGAAGTGCCGTTTCGTTCATGCCACCGTAATAGGGTCGGGCTATCACTAACTTCGGGTCGGATTTCAACAGTTTCTCCGTTTCCTTTGCTACAAATGCGGCATTTTTGGTATCCAAACACTTGCGGTTGGTACAATGTCCGCACCCGTTATGCTCGGCAAAAAGGTTGTAATTGGCTGCGTTGTGTACACATGACTTACATTCCGTCTTGTCGAACTTGTATTGCTCAAGGTCGGTGGTATAGTATTCTTCAAAATACTTCCTGAACAATTTCAGTGTATAGCCTGCCCAATTGTCCCTGCTGTCCTCTTTGAAGTGTTTCTCGTAAACGTCCTTTTGGATATTAGGTTCATAGGTGCTTATCTCTTCGGCTACGCTGATAGTGATTGTTTCATTGTCCAACAGTTCACCGATAGGCTGATACAGTTCGTTCAGTTTCAGACGGGTATAGATATATTTCTCGCTTCGTCCGAAACGGCTGACAAGTGAATACATATCATACCTGCCCTTTTCAAGCAAGCGTTTGAAGGCTTTTGCTTCTTCGGTGGGGCGTACTTCCTCACGCTGTA
The DNA window shown above is from Bacteroides faecium and carries:
- a CDS encoding ParB/RepB/Spo0J family partition protein, whose protein sequence is MKTNKKVQKNNVQKSEKETAVKVTALAIIPKPMILLSPQNVPTVTEVTETSETATVPTITEEAPQQATFKTPLATATAETDLDITTVHPSADNHRKTFNDASLQELAESIREVGVLQAIAVRPRTAGGYEIIYGERRYRASLLAGAKTIKATIYNNITDDEAEDMSLSENLQREEVRPTEEAKAFKRLLEKGRYDMYSLVSRFGRSEKYIYTRLKLNELYQPIGELLDNETITISVAEEISTYEPNIQKDVYEKHFKEDSRDNWAGYTLKLFRKYFEEYYTTDLEQYKFDKTECKSCVHNAANYNLFAEHNGCGHCTNRKCLDTKNAAFVAKETEKLLKSDPKLVIARPYYGGMNETALQKLDKKGHEIKELNYTVSAQSFPKAPEAPNQEQFAQPKEYEQAVQTFEQKNEEYARKVEELNRKKEEGRIKTYVKVGQTEPELCYVEINKKETSPVTIETLQERDKRFKQLSIEKIVADTKKVVRENDYPESPFTQYEDGMMYFIMLTKLQRKHYPLCGIKDQPIRLDEKQRMKIVAKLTDAQKAVIKRDFISHFLCEDAYGDNSASKLLRDFANMHFSDQYGLAKATHEEEYQKRHERLDERIKEMKKAEKAAAKEAEQQPATEAGKTEKKVTAKPKSGEAA